One Gammaproteobacteria bacterium genomic window carries:
- a CDS encoding M18 family aminopeptidase translates to VAEEGFRLVGAHTDSPCLKVKPRPEQVNKGYLQLGVEVYGGVLLNPWFDRDLSLAGRVSYMTKEQKIKQGLINLDYPIATIPSLAIHLDREANENRSINAQKHIVPVLMGMEEDEETDLREMLTVHLRSNYNEEDVEQVLDYELSFYDTQPPAVIGMNKDYIAGARLDNLLSCYVGLMSFFEAGEDVSCMLVYTDHEEVGSQSAAGAQGNFLRSVMQRIAKTPEDQARIIDRSVLISADNAHAIHPNYADKHDDKHGPVINQGPVIKMNSNQRYATNSETSAIFRLMCKRAEVPVQSFVVRSDMACGSTIGPITASGLGVKTVDIGVPTFGMHSIRELAGTKDAFGLYKALREFFNQ, encoded by the coding sequence AGTCGCCGAGGAAGGTTTTCGTCTGGTGGGCGCTCACACCGACAGCCCCTGTCTAAAAGTGAAGCCCAGACCGGAACAGGTGAACAAGGGGTATCTCCAACTTGGGGTAGAGGTCTACGGCGGTGTTTTGTTAAACCCGTGGTTTGATCGCGATTTGTCATTAGCCGGTCGAGTGAGCTATATGACCAAGGAGCAAAAGATCAAACAGGGTTTGATCAATCTGGATTACCCCATTGCCACGATTCCCAGTCTTGCTATTCACCTGGACAGGGAAGCCAATGAAAACCGCAGCATTAATGCGCAAAAACACATTGTGCCGGTGTTGATGGGAATGGAAGAGGATGAAGAAACCGATTTGCGCGAAATGCTCACCGTGCACTTGCGTAGCAATTATAACGAAGAAGATGTGGAACAGGTGCTGGATTATGAGTTGAGTTTTTATGACACACAACCTCCGGCCGTTATCGGAATGAATAAGGACTATATTGCCGGTGCCCGCTTGGATAATTTGCTCAGTTGCTATGTGGGTTTAATGAGCTTTTTTGAAGCCGGTGAAGATGTGTCCTGTATGCTGGTGTACACCGATCACGAAGAGGTAGGCAGCCAAAGCGCCGCCGGTGCTCAGGGTAATTTCCTGCGTTCTGTGATGCAACGCATTGCCAAAACCCCGGAAGATCAGGCCCGAATTATTGACCGCTCCGTGTTAATTTCCGCGGACAATGCTCATGCCATTCACCCCAATTACGCCGACAAACACGACGACAAACACGGTCCGGTGATTAATCAGGGGCCGGTGATTAAAATGAACTCCAATCAGCGTTACGCGACCAATAGTGAAACCTCAGCCATATTCCGTTTAATGTGTAAGCGTGCCGAAGTACCGGTGCAGTCCTTTGTGGTGCGCAGCGATATGGCTTGTGGCAGTACCATTGGTCCCATCACTGCCAGTGGTTTGGGCGTGAAAACCGTGGACATCGGTGTGCCCACCTTCGGCATGCATTCCATTCGTGAGTTGGCCGGCACTAAAGACGCGTTTGGATTGTATAAAGCCCTACGGGAGTTTTTTAATCAGTAG